One window of the Pieris brassicae chromosome 4, ilPieBrab1.1, whole genome shotgun sequence genome contains the following:
- the LOC123708740 gene encoding nucleolar protein 12 produces the protein MGKNRNKTSEKKKKISVVFDEGKRKDFLCGFRKRKLERKKKAQEEIQRLLKEEIKRIKQENKESYKKLVVSSRPIPDLEQILQEEYEDDDVNVKIVELSSDTLQKKDIVIGENRPRVKKEKDANVNKKNNTLNKVPGMGSDVENESVESEDEKELKTKKEVKQLLKKQATKKLQKSKVFQMKNKLDRVQNKKTQKKKVKNEQRKDKSKKKNHRKKH, from the exons atgggtAAAAACCGAAATAAAACTTCtgaaaaaaagaagaaaattaGTGTTGTCTTCGATGAGGGTAAAAGAAa GGACTTTTTGTGTGGTTTTCGTAAAAGGAAATTAGAACGCAAAAAGAAAGCCCAAGAAGAAATACAGCGTTTACtaaaagaagaaataaaaagaattaagCAGGAG aataaagAATCATATAAAAAGCTTGTTGTATCTTCACGACCAATTCCTGATTTAGAGCAAATACTTCAAGAAGAGTATGAAGATGACGatgttaatgtaaaaattgtgGAACTTTCATCAGATACACTTCAAAAGAAAGATATTGTTATTGGTGAAAATAGGCCAAGAGTAAAAAAAGAGAAAGATGCTAATGTTAACAAGAAAAACAATACTCTTAATAAAGTTCCAGGCATGGGATCAGACGTGGAAAATGAATCTGTTGAATCAGAAGATGAgaaagaattaaaaacaaagaaagaagttaaacaattactaaaaaaacaagCTACTAAAAAATTGCAGAAGAGCAAAGtttttcaaatgaaaaataaactaGACAGAGtacaaaataagaaaactCAGAAGAAAAAAGTAAAGAATGAACAAAGAAAGGATaaatcaaaaaagaaaaatcataggaagaaacattaa